The DNA segment TCGAGTACGAGCGGCGCGTGTTCCACAGCCTGTTTGGGAGCCAGGACCAGAAGATCGGCATGAAGGCGTTTgcggagaagaagaagcccgaGTGGAGCCACCAGTGATGCGGGCACGAGATATGTagacacacacacacacacacagaCGGGTAGTCAGAAAATTAATCTGCCTTGATCACATACTATGTGCCCAACCGAACTACGGGGTATCCTATCCTGTCGTCGCCTTCCCCACGAGGCGCACATACGGCGCCGGAAACaggccctgcgcgcccaTGTAAAACCCATGGAACCACTCCCCATTCACGTCCTCCACCTCCAAGATCTCGGCCCCCTTCGGAAACATCAGCTCATCCTCGACCCCCTCGGCCGGAATCCACCCCCACCCAGCCACCGCCGAGCATCCCGTCCCGCCGTCAGGCGGAAACGCGCCTCCTTCCAGCCCACCCTCCGTCTCGTCCGCGACATCCCGCGTCATGACCCTCTCCatccgccgcccgctcccctcctcccgccaCGAACAcacccgcagcgccgcccgcgacccctcgccgccccctccttggcctccttggccggggtggtggtggtgatagTCCTCGACTCGCAGCCTGCGCCCGCCGACCAGATCCCGCAGGAcggtccgccgccgcagcacaccaccaccactaccaccactaCTATTACCACCACCATTACCGCCGCTGTTATTATTATTACTATggcccctcccctcccccacctCATCCGGCACGAACGCCACCACGACCATGCGATGACCCCTCGGACAGCGGCGCCACCCGTCCGGCCCGTTCtcggccgccacggcgcccGCCCCGATCAGCGCCGCGTAGCACGTCTCGCAGAGGTTGTActcgccgggcggcggcgcgggaggcgcGGGACTATCGTCGGGTTTgggggacgaggaggaggaggaggagtggtGCGGGAGGTTGGACGGGCAGACGGGGCAGTGGTAGTAGTACGGTTCGGACGGCAGGATGGGGTTGCGGCAGCCTGCGCAGGGCAGGGTGGGGATTAGTGGGTGGAAGgtgcctcctcctcctcctcctcttcctgctgctgctgctgccgacgcGGGGACGGTGATGGCGGGGTGGAGGTTCGGTGAAGCGGgtgagcgggaggaggaggaggtggttgTTGGAGAAGTGGGCGGTGGGTGGTaggcgagggcgagcagcggGTGGCTGCAGGCGTTGCCCTGGTTGACGCAGTTGTTGCAGAAGCCCCATTCGCCGTCGTTGCACACGTCGCAGCGCCAGAAGCAGTCGTTGGCCCAGGCGGCGCACCGGCTGCAGAACATGCCGCTTTGGAGCCGGTCGAGCGGGTTCTCGGTCGTcacagcgcggcggccgtcgggagcgacggcggcgtgttTCGGCCGGAGGTACCGGTGGCCCACAAGCATGTGCGGCGGCGGAATGGGCGGGCCCGTCTGGTTGTGCTTCTCCCAGCGCGCCCAGGCGGCCTGGCCAAAGCCGAACCAGTTCAGGCAGCCCttgcgccggcgccagcagtCGAGGCAGATGTTCCACTCGCCGTTGTGGCAGACCGCGCAGTTGAAGTGGAGCTCATATTCGATGTGCTCCTTGGAGCACCTATCGCAGTTGATCGCCGGTTCTCTGTAGCGCGGCAGCTGCTGTGCTcggggcgacgccgagggcggcgaggcgagggCGGGACTGACCGGTGCCGAGCCGGagcccggcgtcggcgatTCTGGGCAGAGGTCGAGCGCTGCAGGCCTGTCGGATCTCTTCCTGCCAGCAGCTACACTCGACGGCGCTTCCGGTTGCGACGGGGGATGTCCAGACCCCCCAGCCGCGCGAGCACTGAAGGGGAGCCCGCGGGCTGCAGGTGAGTCCACccgggaggaggcgggggcCGTGGCGGTCGTAGGCGAGCTGGAGCTTCTGGTGTCAACGCCGCTGCTCGGTCTCCTGACATGCGAGTCGGTAGTGCCCGACCTCGAAGCGAGATCCGTCTGCGCGCGTGTCCCAACCGCGACATCGGGCTGGACTGTGACAACCGGCAGGGTGGCGCTCCGGCCGCCACTGCTGGAAGCTCTCCGTCTCCTCGACGGCTCTTGGACCTCGAGCCGCACTGAGCTCGAAGGCGGATACCGGCCGCGCTCCTCGTTGCTGCTGgagctcggcgccctggAATGCGTCGTGTGCCTActcgtcggcctcgatgCGTCGCCCGTCCGGGACCTGGCCCTCGTCGAAGCGTCGGACTGGTGCGAGTGTGCGCTCGCGTTGCTCCGCCTTCCGCCGTCCCTTCTCCGCTCGCGATGTCGTCGCCTGTACGCCTCGGTGATCTTCCGGCTCAGCTCGTCGTTGTTCTCCAAGTCTATGCTGTCCAGGTCCACGCCGTCCAGCAGGCCTTCTTCCTGGATTTGGCGCGCAAACTCCTCGATCTCCCTCTCGATATCCCTCGCGTCCATCCCGTGCGAGCTGATCAAGTTCCTCAACGAGGACTGATGCTCCACatgccgctgctcgccgcccgccggcctcctTTCCCTCTGTCTCGACTCGctcctccttcgcctcccGGCATCCCCGTCCACCTCCACCCCCAGCGCCGCGCTTtccaccctcctcctcctatCCCCCGCGGCGCGACTCCGCTCCCTACTACTCCCCCCACCCACAGCCCGCTCGGTCGCCTCCCTCAGACTGACCCGCTGCACCTCCTCAATCagcctcctctcctcctcatccgcgcgcctctcctcctcggagCGGTCCTCGAAGCTCAGGCGCGGCAGCACCCTCTCGCCGCGCGTGTAGCGGGCGTCGAgttccttcttctccgcctcggtCCGCCCGCGGCCCGGGTTCAGCGCGACAAAGACGTCCAGCAGGCTGACGACGCGGGCGTCGTGGCGGGTGTCGCGCACCCGCTCGCGGCAGCTGGGGCAGGTGAAGATGGCGGCTcccgggggcggcggcgggcccggggccgactcggcgcgggcggcctggAAGTGGAACCAGGACTTGAGGCAGGCGCCGCAGAAGGTGTGCAGGCAGTCGAGGAGGGTGAGCGGTTGGTAGAGCAGGTCGGTGCAGATCTGTTTTTGGAGCCCCGGTGCGGAGGTTTAGTGACGGAACACAATATCAAGGAGATGGAGTGAGAGGGGGggagaagaaagaaaagaaggaaagaaggaaagcAAAAGGGGGGAAAGAATAAAAAAGCGAACAGAGAATGAGAATAAAAAAACAGAAAAGGGACAGCAAGAATAAAGACTGTTCACAGATACGCCTTCTTGGCTACGCAACGGTGCCATAGCTAGGCTGAGCTATCTTGCAGGTCACAGCTCCAAGGAGGATGAAATGACGTAGACATACCGAGCAAGTGAGTTCCGACTCGAGGTTAGGCGCCAGCAccgtgggcggcgccagcgccggcgccgtgcctGGGTGCGGCGAGTCGGGCATGTTCGGACGGACTGGACCGGACCTTCAACCAAACTCTCGCCCCAGATCCGACGGTGTGGTACAGGAGCTCTGTTGCCGCTCACGGCAGGGCAGGGAACCAGCTTGGAGGTTGTAGTATGTTAGCGGGGTAGCTCGAACGAATGCTGTGGGACTCCGGAACGGAAGCGGAATCGGATCGGTGAGGGAGGGCGGGGTACTTAGCCTACTGGATACCTGGTACTGTGAACTGTGTAGGTCCTTGGTGCCGGACTCTGTCgagggggaagagggcgaAGAAGAGATGAAGTGAAGAATCAGCGCCGCCCGGTCAAAATGTCCGCTTACATGGCACATATCGGAGCGGAAAACTCGAGATGTTGGACAAGAATACGAGCGGGCCATGCACGGCAACCCATCGGGCTGGGCCGAAGCTGCAGCGTGGTGGGGCACGGGTTGACGTTCACTTGACTTGGTGCCTGCGTACCGTGCTGCAAGCAATAGGGCTTGGATCCCGTCCCAGTTTCAGCTCTTCTCTGGTCACGCTGCAAGCCCGCTTTCCTCACGCAATGGTCATTGATATGCATATTGCGTGTAGTGCGTGTAGTGCACGGAATACCTCTGAACCCTAGAACCGCTCTTCGGCGCCTTACACGATGTGTTCCCGATGTTGCTTATCCCGGCATGTACTGTACCATGCTATGCGAATGCAAACCTCCATCTCGCGCACCGACAGCTATCCCAGTGAAACTCCAACGCGCCAGGTCAATCATCCAAAATGAGCCACAGACACATGCACTGAAAACCTAGGTAGTTACAtatcctccttcttctcgggAGCATCGCCCTCGTACTTCCTGCACCAGCCGTACCAGGCCCGGTCGACACAGCGACCCTCCTTGGGGGCATCATCCGTGGGCGCTGCCGAGGGCGCTGaagtcggcgccggcatgcTTGGGGGCGGAGTAATCGTGCTTTGCTCCTgcgttgttgtcgttgtgGTGCTAGTCTCTGTTGTGGTCTTGTCGTTGCACCCCCAGAATCGTCCTGGTGTCAGGCACGTGGTGCTTGTCGTGCTGGTCTCGACTGGCGTTGTTGAAgtggtcgtggtcgtggtcgtcTTGTCCTTGCATCCAAACCAGCCCCTGAGTTCACGGTCAGCAGACCCCTCGGAGAGAGACCGGCCAACAGCTACTTACGGAGTGTGACAAGTCGTGGTAGAAGATGTCGTCGTCTCGGGCGTGGTGACAGTGCCAGTAGTGGTAGTTGTCTCGTCCAGGCAACCCCACCAACCCCTGAACCGCGGTCAGCAATAATTCGGCATTCAGAAAGTAAGGGAAACGGGCGTACGGTGTCTTGCAGGTCTCGGTGCGGGTGCGCGTTTTGGTGGTTGTTGTCGAAgcgctcgaagtcgtcgtgaTCTCCGTCCCATTGCTCTCGTACATCTTCCAGTTGCCGCAGTCTCTGCACTCAGGCGTGAACTTGCACTCCGGGACCGAGTCATACTTCAGGATGACATCGCGGATCACCGCCTTGATCTTGTGCgtgccgatgccgacgcgCCATCCCTTGTCGCCAACCGTGTCGTAGACGCACTCGCGGCCCGTATGGCAAGCCGTCTCCAGAGCGTATCCGCCGAAGGagcacgacgccgtcgccccgTTGCAGGTGCCAATGTAGATAGGATCAGCCGTGTGCCCAAAGTGAAACGCCCCGGTGTATTCCCTCGTCTGCGGCGCACTCGGATCGGCTCCTGGGGGCACAGGCAGACCCAGCCTCGAGGCCGGCAGAGCTTCGGGCACCGCCTGGAAGGTCACCACCGGCACACCATATGTGAGGCCGAGGAAGGAGCCAACAGCGCCACCGAGCGAATGACCCGTGATCCACACCTGCGAGGTGGGGTACAGCTCGGTGACGTTGGCGTAcagctcgcgcgccgcctggtAGTACCGGTTCTCGTCCCGCAGGGCTTGCACGACACATGTGTTGTTACACGTGTATGTGCCAGTCGCGCAATCGCAGACCTGGTGCCACGTCCAGGGTCCTTGCtgggcgcagcagcagctgaaGAAAAGATTGTCGTTTATCTTGTCATTCGTGGTGGTGCCGTCCCCATCAAAGACAGCGGGCGACGTCCCCTTCAGGCCGATGACGATGGTCGAGTTGTTCTCGTCGGCGAACACGTGGCCGCGCAGCCCATCGCCCTCCCAGCCGAAGTCGACGCTGCGGTTGAAGGGCCCGCCGACGTCTTCCCAGTCCGCGTCGGCCGGCGTCTCCGCGTAGGCATCGGCCGCCATCAGGGCCAGGGTAAGAATCGTGTCCTTGTCGGTAACGTTGGGCCCCGGTACATCATCGACAGTCCATGCCGACGGCGAAAGGACCGCGACAGAACCCCGCCGTCGCGCCTCAGCCACCATAGGGTCTACCACGCTGGGCCTTCGATCCACCAGCCGCTGTATCCGGAGGGCATTGCTTCGGGCTCGCAGCGGGCCGATGCGCTCCGCCTCGTagccgtcctcggccgccagccaCACGTCACCGCGGGGCTGCGAGACATCATGTTTGCGATGGAGGTGCGGGTGTCTGTAGGTGCCGTGATGGTAGATGTGTCGAAGAGTCTGATGACATGCCCCGGCGGTCAGCAGCGGCTCTTGGCAGATTGCATCTTCATCATGGCTGCACTTACAAACAAATGTTCTGCGGGCCCCGGCGGCTCTGGTATGAGGGGTGTTATGGGGGAGGATTCGACTGGGAGGACGAGTTGGGCCTCTTGTCTGGCATtcccggcggccgagatgggCGATGCCGACAGGGCGAGGAAGGACAGCAGTAGGTGGGCCGTGACTCGGCCCGCCGAGGAGCACACCGCATTCGCCTGCCTTCTCTTCGGTGACATGCCAGGCTCGCAGTGTCGGTGCGTCGATGTCAATACCGGGAAGAAAAGAAACGGAAGTCAGAGAAGTGGTTTGTGTGGCTTCTGGCAGCCCATCAATGCGGTGCGAGGGTTGCTGAGGGAATGGCGAAGTTGCGAGGCAGAAGCCGCGCGTGGCTCACATCGGCGTCCAGATGACGATGGCCTGGCTCCGGGTTGGCACCACCGCCAATCAGAACCGTCCAGAGCTCTTATCGTGGGTGTTGTGAAGCATTGATAGCAGTCGGACGTGGACCTTGTAACGCTCCACTCATTTAGACCATGGCAGGTACCCCAGTCCCAAGTGGGGCACTAACGGGCGCATGACACCCACCCGCCCCGGATCCAGCGGGGCTGCCGGTTTGTGTCAGCTTCCATCGCTTCCATTGGCGAGCTCAGTCGCAAGTCGTGACTTTGTTGAGGACGTGTTACCCGAGTATGTAAATGTTCGCTGGGATTCAATCGCCTGCATTCGATGATTCAAGACCAACGGTCCCGTTCTTTCCCCTTTCGTCTATC comes from the Thermothielavioides terrestris NRRL 8126 chromosome 4, complete sequence genome and includes:
- the atg15 gene encoding autophagy protein atg15 (Autophagy-related protein 15. Putative lipase activity. May be involved in lysis of subvacuolar cytoplasm to vacuole targeted bodies, intravacuolar autophagic bodies and of intravacuolar multivesicular body (MVB) vesicles. Autophagy-related protein 15. Putative lipase activity); amino-acid sequence: MSPKRRQANAVCSSAGRVTAHLLLSFLALSASPISAAGNARQEAQLVLPVESSPITPLIPEPPGPAEHLFTLRHIYHHGTYRHPHLHRKHDVSQPRGDVWLAAEDGYEAERIGPLRARSNALRIQRLVDRRPSVVDPMVAEARRRGSVAVLSPSAWTVDDVPGPNVTDKDTILTLALMAADAYAETPADADWEDVGGPFNRSVDFGWEGDGLRGHVFADENNSTIVIGLKGTSPAVFDGDGTTTNDKINDNLFFSCCCAQQGPWTWHQVCDCATGTYTCNNTCVVQALRDENRYYQAARELYANVTELYPTSQVWITGHSLGGAVGSFLGLTYGVPVVTFQAVPEALPASRLGLPVPPGADPSAPQTREYTGAFHFGHTADPIYIGTCNGATASCSFGGYALETACHTGRECVYDTVGDKGWRVGIGTHKIKAVIRDVILKYDSVPECKFTPECRDCGNWKMYESNGTEITTTSSASTTTTKTRTRTETCKTPGWWGCLDETTTTTGTVTTPETTTSSTTTCHTPGWFGCKDKTTTTTTTSTTPVETSTTSTTCLTPGRFWGCNDKTTTETSTTTTTTQEQSTITPPPSMPAPTSAPSAAPTDDAPKEGRCVDRAWYGWCRKYEGDAPEKKEDM